The Dyadobacter sandarakinus DNA window ATGGAAAGGAAGTGGTAGCAGCCGGACCTAATTATTTCAAGCATGAAAGTAAACCAATACCTGCCATTCCAGACCAGGTTGATCAGGCCACCGACACGTTGAATTTCGTACTTGTTGATGGCAAGCTGGTTGGTCTGATCACCTTTGCAGACAGCATCCGGGAGAATGCGGCCCAGGCTATTGCTGAATTGAAAAAGATGAACATCAAATCATTCCTATTGACTGGCGACAATGAGAAGATTGCCGAAGCGGTCTGCAAAAAGCTGGACATGGACGGTTATCTGGCAGGTGTGCTGCCACATCAAAAGCAGGACAAAGTCAAAGATTTTCAAAACAAAGGCGAGATTGTGGCCATGACAGGGGATGGTGTAAACGATGCCCCTGCGCTAGCTCAGGCGGATGTAGGCATTGCCGTTGGCTCGGGAACCGATGTAGCCGCTGAAACAGCTGATATCATCCTGGTCAATAGTGACCCCATGGACGTAGTGCAAATGATCACCTTTGGCAGGGCGACATACAGAAAAATGGTGCAGAACCTAGCTTGGGCCATTGGCTACAACGTAATAGCCATTCCATTGGCTGCCGGTGTTTTATACCCATCCTTCATGTTAAGCCCGGCAATGGGTGCGGTCTTAATGAGTGCATCCACCATTGTCGTGGCCATTAATGCAAAACTGCTTAAAGTGAATTAAGGAAAGTTTTTAATACATAATGGCATAAAAATTTTAAGTACATCCCACTGAATTTCAACAAAATAAACCACTTATTTAAATAGCAAACACATGAAACCAACGTACAAAATTTTAGGACTCGCTGCAATGATAGCCTTTTCGACTGCCTGTTCGGATGATGACGATAACAATCAAATTTCCATTCAGGCCCATGACGAAAATCAAATGATGATACTTATGCATCAGATGATGGATGAGATGCATACCATGAAAGTGACGCAAGATCCCGATATCGATTATGCAAGTATGATGAGAATGCATCACATGGGTGCTATCGACATGGCAGAGCTGGAATTGAAGTCCGGGAGCAATAGCGAAATGAAGGCAAAAGCCCAGGCAATCATTGATGCCCAGCAGAAAGAAATATCAGAATTTGATTCTTTCCTTGCAAACGCTAAGCCCACTACCATGAACATGGACTTTCATATGAAAATGATGGAAGGAATGAACCGCATGGGCAAGCAATCGGACCTTCAAATCATCAATGGGAATATAGACCAGGACTTTGCAACCTTAATGATCGAACATCACAAAAGTGCTACCGAAATGGCACAGATGCACTTATTAATGGGGAAAGATGCTGGCTTGAAAGAAATGTCTTCCATGATCATTGAAGAGCAGAACAAAGAAATAGCCGATTTCCAGACTTGGCTGCTGACTAATAGAAATAATTAACCACGAATCTAACCTTAATTATTATGGCACATCAACAATTTAAAGAATGTATCGATGCTTGTGTGGCATGCGCTATCGCTTGTAGCCACTGTGCAACTGAATGTTTGAAAGAAGAGCACGTAGGACATATGGCAAAGTGCATCCAACTTGATTTAGAGTGCGCCGCTATCTGCCGTGGTGCAGCCGAAGTAATGAGCCTTGGCAGCAGTTTTAGTGCGCACCTATGCCGTGTATGTGCAGATGCCTGCAATGCTTGTGCAGAAGAATGCGAAAAACATGCGGAAATGGGCATGGATCACTGCCGCCAGTGTGCAGAAGCTTGCCGCAAGTGTGCTCAGGTTTGTGAAGAAATGGCTACTCCGGTCTGAAACCCTGGTTCGTAGCTACTAAAACAACTATGCGATCTGACTAAAGTAACCAGAGCCGATAGTTGAGTAATTGAATGTTAATAATAATTCATGGTACTTATGAAATTACTGGTTGCTAAAAAGGCCAATCAGCAATTATGTCTCATTAATTGATTTAAAAATACGTTGAGAATCCAAATTGAAATCCGGCAGTCTGCGAGGCCGGATTTCTTAATAAATCTGTATGCCGTTCATACCGGTAATTTGCCCGGATAACTGTTTGCGCCGATGGCCTGAAACTGATAGCCGGAACCAGTGCATACATGTGATCAGCTATTCTGAGCCCAAGCTCCTGAAAATTTCCTACGTTGTAATCTGCATATTCCAGGCGCAGGGCAATATTGAGCACACTTTCAGACCAGCCCAGCATTTTACCTTTTTTTATTGGCTGGACGATATCCAGAAACCCACCTTGCTGACGGTTGCCAAATTGCTGGATGTAAGTATCGGGAACATCGACATATGCCCAAACCCATTCACCGTTCAGGTAGGTGTCTTTCAGAATTGTCGAATTGATATCTAAGGCAATAAAGTTAAGGTGCCTTTTCTTGTCAAGGATAATTCCGTCATCTTTGAACTTGTTATAGACTCCTCCCATCCACGATATCCCAATCTCCGCGATCTTCCTATGTTTCAAAGCCATTTTGATGGTCTTCAATGGAACTCCATTAAAGCTTTCTTCGAACCGATCCCCATTGGCCTTACTGGCCGGAAACCAAGTCCGGTTCTGATTATTGTTGATAATGTTGTCATCAAACCCGTTGGATAGATAGGCCTCATAAGCCCAAACCCAGTTCTTTCTTGAATACTTGCCAAAAACCCCAAAGCCCACATTGCTCCACGTACTGGGAATGATGGTTGTCGATGAGACCGGTCGGCTTACAAATTCCCATTTGGGGCCGTCATGGTTTTGGTTGAAAGAGCCGATCGGGTTCATGATCACCCCGCCCCGCAGGTTAAATAGCGGGTTAAATTCCAGGTCTAAGGCAGCAAATTCGATATTGATTTCTCGGCCTCCTTCCTCAAATTCAATTTCAGTCATAAACTTGATGCGCTGCCGGATACTTGCGGACATGAACATCGTAAGCCGTGGCAATTGGAAAGAAAGGCCATCACTTACCCCATCTGTGCTGAAATAGCTACTGTTGGCTTCCAGGTACCCGCCTAGCGAAACGGGCAACTTTCCCATTTGTAAGAACGGCCGGTTATAGACCGCGTCCATATTCAGTTTTAGCTTGCTGGAATCCTGCTTGACGCGGGTAAAGAAAAAACTGGTATCGGTCTGCCCGTAAACGACCTGGCAAATAAAGATCAGATAAAGGGAAAATAGATGTTTCTTCATGCCAATAGAATGTAGATCGAGTTTTCATCACTACGGACGCTGAATTTTCTTAAATCCTCTTTTGCAGGACCCTTAGTCACCTTTCCACTGCGGTCGTACTCACTGCCATGTGCAGAGCATGAAAGCGAGTCACCGTGCACGCTGACTTCATTACCTTGATGGCTGCATTTGAGCCAAACTGCGGTGTATTTGTCATTACCGTCGTCATAAACGGCCACAGGAAATTTCAGGTTTTCCACATTGACAACCACAACCTGACGTGCTAGTTTCTCACCTGACTTTTTTGTTTGAATAAATGAATCCTTGGGAAAAGAAATGGTCTTGTCCGAAACGGCGCCTTGCACCGAATAGACGCTGGCGCATCCGGTTAGGGAAAAAGTTGCGGTTGAGATTCCAAGGCATGAAATTCCGCAGGCCGTAATGAATTGCTTTCTGTCCATTTTACAGGGATTTTAAAAATTTGATAAGATCTGCCTGCTCACCCTGAGCCAGCTTTTTGAAACGGTCCCGGCTCGCACCCGCTTCCCCACCATGCATTTCGATAGCCTGCTCGATACTTCTTGCCCTGCCATCGTGCATCAGAAAGTACTGCCCACCTTGCGAGTTAGGCGACAGACCAAGCCCCCAAAGTGGTGGCGTTCTCCATTCGGCGGTTTTTGCGCTCCCTTCAGTATAACCATCATCGAGTCCGCTGCCCATATCATGAAGTAGCAGATCGGTATAGGGATGAAAGGCTTTATTGGAAAGGGCTGCTATCGGGGAAAGCCCCGTTTTTAGGGTTTGCTTGTGGCAACCCTGGCAACCCAGGTCTATAAACGTTTGCTTTCCCTGCTGTACCTGCGTGTCGTTTTGGTCCCTTTGGATAGGCGCTTTTAAGGTTTGTAAATAAAAGACCACATTGTTAATCGTCAGGTTTGAAATTTCGGGATCTATTTCTTGGCCTGAGTAGACATCATTGGGTGCAAAAGCAGAGCTGATCCCAATATCCTGGCTGTATGCATTTACGGTCTGGTGAAGCAGACTATAAGCCGCTGCTTTCTTGCCGAAACGATGGATGTATTTGCCATTCTTGGGGACTGCATTGGGCAAGGCATTTATAAATGATGGCAGGGTACTATAATTAGGCACGCCTGATATCCCATCTTTATCTATGTCAGACGGATCGGCCATCGCCAAAATATCTTCATCGGAAACCAGCTCAATAAACCCAAGTCCTGTATTAGAAGGAGGCGTAAATCTGGAAAAAGTAGCCCCGGCTGGGATCGACTCAGGGGTATAGCCAGGGATTGCCCTGTTTTGAAGTTGCGGCCCTCCCAAATGCAGGAATTTATTGCCTGTTTCATCCGTTTGCCCGAACCTGGTCAGGGTCGTAAACAATGTACCCTTTCCATCACCTGCATGGCAGCTTCCACAGCTTGTGGCTACAAAGACAGAACCTAAACCGGTCTCCCTGGTAAAAATTTCATCGTTGAAAGCCGCATCGCCTGCTAAAAACCGGGTCTTTTCCGCTGATGAAAGCCCATCAATCGGGCCGTCCAGGATCTGGTCGTCAGCTGGTACACTTGGCGTGATACGCTCACACGATACGATCAAGATGGCTTCGAGAATGATTGTGAAAATAAGTAACCGTCTATTCATTTAGATTATTCTTAACAAAGTTTTAGATAAGCCTAAATTTTTTATAAAGGTAGTTTAAATTTTTACAATGCAAATATTTGGCATAAAAAAACCTCCGGATGGAGCCCGGAGGTTTGCTATTGCATCAGAGTAGGTTAGATATTTTTTCTTTGAATGCGGAAAGCATTTAAGATCGCCAGTAGCGCTACGCCAACATCAGCGAAAACAGCCTCCCACAAAGTTGCGATCCCGCCTGCACCTAAAAGCAGGACGATTGCCTTTACAGACATAGCAAGGATAATGTTTTGCCAAACAATAGAGCGCGTGATCTTACCAGCCCGGATGGCAGAAACAATCCTGGATGGCTGATCATTCTGGATAACCACATCCGCTGTTTCAATAGTCGCATCAGATCCCAGCCCGCCCATGGCAATGCCCGCATCGGCAAGGGCGACAACGGGGGCATCATTGACTCCGTCCCCGACAAAGGCCAAGCGTTTGCCCGCATCTTTGAAGGCCTGTACTTTCTCAACCTTGCCTTCCGGCAACAAATCCCCATATGCTTCATCGATGCCCAGTTCTTTGGCCACTTTCTGGGCAACAGCATTCTTGTCGCCAGAAAGCATTACCGTCTTGATGCCCAAGGCATGCATATCCTTGATGGCCTGCGCGGCATCTTCCTTGATTTCATCGGCAATGGTGATGTAGCCAGAATATTTGCCGTCAACTGCTACAACGACGATTGTCTCCTGAATCTGCTTGATATCATCAGGGTAAGAGATTGAGAATTTATCTAGTAATTTCAGATTACCGGCTAGCAGCTCCCTACCTGCAACCTTGCCCTTTAAGCCATGCCCAGCTATCTCTTCTACATCGGTAGGATCTTCCAATTTTTTACTTTGCTGGTACTCGATAACCGCCCTTGCCACCGGGTGCGTGGATACATTCTCCAATGATGCGGTCAATCTTAGGAATTCTTCCTTGTCCATATCACTAACAACCTGCTGTACTTTGAATACCCCTTTGGTAAGTGTACCCGTCTTGTCCATGACAATGGTGTCCACCTTGGTCATCACATCCAGGAAATTGGAGCCTTTAAACAAAATTCCATTCCGGGAAGCCAGGCCGATGCCGCCAAAATAGCCCAGGGGAATAGAAATCGTCAGCGCGCATGGACAGGAAATAACCAGGAACACCATACCTCGGTAAAGCCATTGATTGAACACATAGTCATCTACAAAAAAGTAGGGAAGCACCGTAATGGCCAGCGCCAAAAAGAAAACAATTGGCGTATAAATTTTAGCAAACTTGCTGATAAAAAGCTGTGTCGGCGCTTTTCTGGCCGTAGCATCCTGCACCATTTCCAGTATCCTGGAAAGCTTCGAATCCTTAAAAGCAGTTGTCACTTTTAGTTCGATCGGCCTGTCCAGGTTGATCATCCCGGCTAGCACTGCGCTTCCCTTTTCTTTGGTATCCGGCTTGGACTCGCCCGTCAGCGCAGCAGTATTGAAACTGGCCGATTCCGTCAGCAATTCACTGTCAAGGGCAACTTTCTCACCTGGCTTGACCATGATGATATCGCCTATGGCAGCATCAGATGGGTTAATGACTTTATTGCCCTCGCTTCTCTTGACTGTCACCTTATCGGGACGAACGTCCAGCAATGCTTTGATAGAACGTTTGGATCGGTTAACAGCCAGATCCTGAAAGAGCTCGCCCAGCTCGTAAAAGATCATCACAGCAACGCCTTCGGCAAACTCGCCAATATAGAACGCCCCAAGCGTGGCAGTTGTCATCAAGGTGAATTCGTTGAAAAAATCTGCGCGCTTGACCCTTCTGAACGCAATTTGAATTGTTTTGTAGCCTGCCAGCACATAGGCAGCCACCATTAACCCAATCTCGACGGGCTTTGCCACCGGGATTTCGAGCACTTTGCTTACCAGCAAAAAACCAAGCAGGATTACAAGGCTCAGCCATAATGCCCAGCGGCTTTTAATCAGGCTCTCGCTACCCCCTTGACCGCTATGATCGTGCCCGTCGCCTTCACTGTGGTCGTGGTCATCATCATCTTCCCCTTCTGCATGATCATGGCCTTCGTGTTGTTGTTTTTTTGCTAATTCTGTATCAATTGGCTCCTGCTTTTCAGGCTCCTTGTTTTGGCTTTTTTCCATGATATAGTCCCTTTTAGATTTCTACAATAAAGTTTAATATGGCCAGGCCAATGAGAGTCAGCCCGGTGATGAGCTGCTCGTAGTGTTCTAACCAGTGTATATTGATACTTTTAATCCCTTTGCTTCCCAGACTCACCATCAGCATCATACCTGACAGGGTCAGCACATTGTAGATCAACACAATTGTCAAAACCGCATACCATCCAATTGCCCCCGCGTTTAAGAAATAGGCATTGATCTCAAAACAGGGTGACAAGAACATCATCAGCATCAGTGACAGAAGTATCCTGCGGTGGCTGCCATATTTCAATAACTTTTCATCGATATGGCTATGTGCCTGTTGCCGGTAATGCTGCATGATAAACCAAGTTCCCAAGAGCAGTAAAAACAAGGGTACAATTTTGCTTGCAATAACGCTTTGGTTCTCTGAAAGCTGAAAGCCTGCAAAGCTGACCATCAAACCAAAGATGGTCGTACTTAATGTATGCGCCGCCCCGGCCAAAAAGGTCGTATTTAAAACCTGCCTTTTGTTCCACCCCATAGACCTGCCAATGGTCACAAAAGGGAGCCAATGGCTGGGGATCAGCGCATGTATCAGGCTAAGTGCTATACTGCCAAGAATGATCTGGTTCATAGGTTAGTGGCCTCCTTCTTCTTCCTCAGAATTTTTAAGTGTTGACAGCAGCGCATAGGCTCCCTTAAGCACAATCTTCTGGCTCTCAAAGCCCTGCGGGGATTTGATCTGGGTATACCCGTTTTCTGATACGCCCTTGGTCACCTGGATCATTTCAAAAGTCGTTCCCTCAGATTCCTTGGAAGTACTATCAGTGCCAGCGGCTTCCGGGCGCTGTATGAAAACATAGGATGCACCTTCAAAATCAACAATGGCTTGATCAGGAAGGGCAAGCACTGGATTTGCTCCTATCTCAATCACTGCCTTCACAAAGTTTTGCGGCAACAAGCCTGGCTCGTCTTTTTCAAGGTGGCAATGCACACGCACGGTTCGGTCTTCATTGATTTTCTGGTTGATCAGGTAAACTTTTGCCAGGTACTCTTTGCCAGGGTTGTTACTAACCGTAAAGCGCACCAGCTGGCCCAACTTGATTTTAGGGATATCCTGCTCAAAAATGGAAAGCTCCACGTGCAAATGGTCGGTGTCAACGATTTCAAACATGACATCGGTCGGGTTTACATACTTACCAAGGTTCACATTCACAGTCGTGACAGATCCGCTAATAGGGGAATGTATTGTCGCGCTATTGACAATGGTGCCTTTCTGTAAAGTACTCAGGTTTATACCTGCCGTAACAAGCCTTTCTTTTAGGCCCGCCAGTCGTGCTTTCTGGGTCTTTACCTCCGATGTTGCTTGCTGCAATACTTTCTGAGCGTTGATATTTTCCTTGCTCAATTCCAGCTGACGGCTGTACTCTTGCTGCGCATATTCGAGTTTACTTTCCGTTTCCAAAAAGTCTTGCTGGATTTGAATAAAGTCAGGGTTTTCGATTGTGGCCAGCACCTGGCCTTTCCTGACGTGCATACCCTGTAACAGCTCAGTTTTTCTTACAAATCCGCCCAATGGTGCTGATATGCTCACAAGATTTTGGGGTGGGATATCGATCACACC harbors:
- a CDS encoding QcrA and Rieske domain-containing protein yields the protein MDRKQFITACGISCLGISTATFSLTGCASVYSVQGAVSDKTISFPKDSFIQTKKSGEKLARQVVVVNVENLKFPVAVYDDGNDKYTAVWLKCSHQGNEVSVHGDSLSCSAHGSEYDRSGKVTKGPAKEDLRKFSVRSDENSIYILLA
- a CDS encoding heavy metal translocating P-type ATPase — encoded protein: MEKSQNKEPEKQEPIDTELAKKQQHEGHDHAEGEDDDDHDHSEGDGHDHSGQGGSESLIKSRWALWLSLVILLGFLLVSKVLEIPVAKPVEIGLMVAAYVLAGYKTIQIAFRRVKRADFFNEFTLMTTATLGAFYIGEFAEGVAVMIFYELGELFQDLAVNRSKRSIKALLDVRPDKVTVKRSEGNKVINPSDAAIGDIIMVKPGEKVALDSELLTESASFNTAALTGESKPDTKEKGSAVLAGMINLDRPIELKVTTAFKDSKLSRILEMVQDATARKAPTQLFISKFAKIYTPIVFFLALAITVLPYFFVDDYVFNQWLYRGMVFLVISCPCALTISIPLGYFGGIGLASRNGILFKGSNFLDVMTKVDTIVMDKTGTLTKGVFKVQQVVSDMDKEEFLRLTASLENVSTHPVARAVIEYQQSKKLEDPTDVEEIAGHGLKGKVAGRELLAGNLKLLDKFSISYPDDIKQIQETIVVVAVDGKYSGYITIADEIKEDAAQAIKDMHALGIKTVMLSGDKNAVAQKVAKELGIDEAYGDLLPEGKVEKVQAFKDAGKRLAFVGDGVNDAPVVALADAGIAMGGLGSDATIETADVVIQNDQPSRIVSAIRAGKITRSIVWQNIILAMSVKAIVLLLGAGGIATLWEAVFADVGVALLAILNAFRIQRKNI
- a CDS encoding di-heme oxidoredictase family protein yields the protein MNRRLLIFTIILEAILIVSCERITPSVPADDQILDGPIDGLSSAEKTRFLAGDAAFNDEIFTRETGLGSVFVATSCGSCHAGDGKGTLFTTLTRFGQTDETGNKFLHLGGPQLQNRAIPGYTPESIPAGATFSRFTPPSNTGLGFIELVSDEDILAMADPSDIDKDGISGVPNYSTLPSFINALPNAVPKNGKYIHRFGKKAAAYSLLHQTVNAYSQDIGISSAFAPNDVYSGQEIDPEISNLTINNVVFYLQTLKAPIQRDQNDTQVQQGKQTFIDLGCQGCHKQTLKTGLSPIAALSNKAFHPYTDLLLHDMGSGLDDGYTEGSAKTAEWRTPPLWGLGLSPNSQGGQYFLMHDGRARSIEQAIEMHGGEAGASRDRFKKLAQGEQADLIKFLKSL
- a CDS encoding DUF305 domain-containing protein yields the protein MKPTYKILGLAAMIAFSTACSDDDDNNQISIQAHDENQMMILMHQMMDEMHTMKVTQDPDIDYASMMRMHHMGAIDMAELELKSGSNSEMKAKAQAIIDAQQKEISEFDSFLANAKPTTMNMDFHMKMMEGMNRMGKQSDLQIINGNIDQDFATLMIEHHKSATEMAQMHLLMGKDAGLKEMSSMIIEEQNKEIADFQTWLLTNRNN
- a CDS encoding efflux RND transporter periplasmic adaptor subunit, with translation MKNILIVLFLLTGIWACGKKQEEKQQEAETAHQDEEHHEGEGNVVELTKAQYETAGVELGTASTRNLSAVVTANGVIDIPPQNLVSISAPLGGFVRKTELLQGMHVRKGQVLATIENPDFIQIQQDFLETESKLEYAQQEYSRQLELSKENINAQKVLQQATSEVKTQKARLAGLKERLVTAGINLSTLQKGTIVNSATIHSPISGSVTTVNVNLGKYVNPTDVMFEIVDTDHLHVELSIFEQDIPKIKLGQLVRFTVSNNPGKEYLAKVYLINQKINEDRTVRVHCHLEKDEPGLLPQNFVKAVIEIGANPVLALPDQAIVDFEGASYVFIQRPEAAGTDSTSKESEGTTFEMIQVTKGVSENGYTQIKSPQGFESQKIVLKGAYALLSTLKNSEEEEGGH
- a CDS encoding four-helix bundle copper-binding protein, with product MSLGSSFSAHLCRVCADACNACAEECEKHAEMGMDHCRQCAEACRKCAQVCEEMATPV